The genomic window ATGCCTGTTTCAGGGAATGCCTGGAGCGTATTTTCTGGAGAAATTCGTCTATAATTCTATTGATTTGATCCTTAGTGTACACCATTCGGTAACCTCCTTGGCAAAATTCAGAAATTCCTTTGCAACTTCAGACGTTATTTTATTCTGAAGTATAGTTATATCTTCCTTGTATCTGGCATTAAGATAGTATTGACTAAGAAAATCTATCTTTGTCCACCAATCATCAGGAAAATCCCTGATGCTCCCGGTAATATTCAGAAGTCTTCTGAGGTTGTGTTCAAATGGGATTATTTTCCCCTCAGCCTCAATCAATGCCTTAACCACCTTTTCGATTGCCTGCTGAGCCATATAAACCACGTATATATACCTGCCCGTCTTATACATAGCCGCTGCTGTTTCCATGTCATACTTTACACGCCCAAGCCATGCTTCTATATGTTTCTACGTTTAGAATCATTCATTTTTCACTTTTCCCAGTCTATATCACATCTGCAAAAACACGTTCGGTTTTACGGAAATATCGTAGCCCGAAGATGAACACCAACAGGGTTAAGACTGTTGAGAGAAGAAGCCCAGGCCAGTAAATATGCGTGCTACCGCCAAGAATCGCCCACCGAAACCCATCGATTACCCCCACCATCGGGTTCAGGGAATACCAGAGCCGCCATTGCTCTGGCACTACCGCTGTACTGAAACCTACGGGAGAAATGTAAAGGCCAAACTGCACGATAAACGGCACAATATAGCGAAAATCACGGTATTTCACGTTCAGCGCTGCCAGCCAAAACCCAGAACCAAGCGATGCAATCAGGGCCAGAAGCAGAAAGATGGGTAACGTAACGATTCGCCAGCTGGGGATAAATTGGCACCAAATCATCAGGACAACAAGGATAGCAAAAGAAATTATAAAATCCACCAAACTGACAATTACCGCGCTGGCCGGCATAATAATGCGCGGAAAATAGACCTTTGACAGCATATTCGCATTGGTAATCAGAGAATTGCTGCTCTCACTTAACGAGTTGGCAAAAAACTGCCAGGGAAGCATGGCCCCGTAGACCAGAATAGGGTAAGG from Candidatus Brocadia sp. includes these protein-coding regions:
- a CDS encoding HEPN domain-containing protein, whose amino-acid sequence is MYKTGRYIYVVYMAQQAIEKVVKALIEAEGKIIPFEHNLRRLLNITGSIRDFPDDWWTKIDFLSQYYLNARYKEDITILQNKITSEVAKEFLNFAKEVTEWCTLRIKSIEL
- a CDS encoding ABC transporter permease, with protein sequence MSNQSEYTLVIEAGRTELHYWKDLWRFRELFYFLSWRDILVRYKQTVIGIAWSVIRPLLTMIVFTIVFGKLARLPSEGVPYPILVYGAMLPWQFFANSLSESSNSLITNANMLSKVYFPRIIMPASAVIVSLVDFIISFAILVVLMIWCQFIPSWRIVTLPIFLLLALIASLGSGFWLAALNVKYRDFRYIVPFIVQFGLYISPVGFSTAVVPEQWRLWYSLNPMVGVIDGFRWAILGGSTHIYWPGLLLSTVLTLLVFIFGLRYFRKTERVFADVI